The following is a genomic window from Abditibacteriaceae bacterium.
AAGTTGTGTGGCGCGACGCGAAACGCGACATTGACGATATCTGCATCGATTTCGCGCAGTGCCGCGTTTTGCACGCGCGGCGTAATGGAATGCTCAATCGGATCGCCGATGATGGCGATAGTTTTGGTGTGCGCCGAAAAATTCATGCTGAAAAGGAAAAAAGTACGGTCGAAATCGACCGTACTCCGGTTTTGCAAAGAATTATAACGTGCCGGCGTAGGCTTCTTTCCAGAACAAGCGCGTGAAACTTTTACGCCACTTCTGCGCAAGAGCCAAAGGCGCGAGGTTTTGCGTTTTGGCATCGGCAGCATCGACGTGCACGATTTCAATTCCGCGCGCCGAAAGCGAGGCGGTATTGGCATCGCCGTTGACCAAAACTTCGTGCAAGCGCAAACCGTTGCGCATCATTTCGTTAATACGTTTAGCGGCACTCTCGGCGCGCGCCGTTGCAGAGTCGCCGCGCAGAGAAAGCAGTTCGATATCGTTCCACATTACCGATGTTCCGCCGTTTTGCGCTTTGACCAAGGCCTGCGAACCGCCTGCAACAGCGCGCGGATTGTAAGTGATGCCACGCGCTCCAATTTCTTTAAGCGCCGCCGCTGCGCGCTCGGGCGACGGCGGGTGAGTTTGAAAAATGCCGAGTTCGACTTTTGGACGGCGCTTTTCTTCGTCGGCCAAACGGTTCATAAACGTCACAAGCGCCGAGGGGTTATAACCGCACGCAACCAGCATCGGGACTGCCGAGCCGTCGGCTTCCTTTTCGTATTCCACGCTGTAGCCTGAAACGACGCCGGTCAGAATGTAAGGCGTAATGGCGGCGATGTCGGCTCCAGCCTTTCCCGTCAGCGCAGCGAGTGTTGCGGCAAGGGCGATCCAGTTGATGGGTTTAGTTCGCTCTTCACCACGAACCGCGTGCATTCGCGAGTTGTGCCCGATTTCGTGCGCCATCACAGCCGCAAGCTCATCGTCGCTGCCAGCGAGGTCGATAAGTCCTTTGTTGAAAT
Proteins encoded in this region:
- a CDS encoding M48 family metalloprotease gives rise to the protein MKLFLAVAVLSFAPVAARSAETPETYPRGATAREIELGKKAVEQLSKDPKFKLLDEKKAENKALVEKLNAMAQKLGKASERPDIEYKVSVVDDKDLNAFTVPNGRIYFNKGLIDLAGSDDELAAVMAHEIGHNSRMHAVRGEERTKPINWIALAATLAALTGKAGADIAAITPYILTGVVSGYSVEYEKEADGSAVPMLVACGYNPSALVTFMNRLADEEKRRPKVELGIFQTHPPSPERAAAALKEIGARGITYNPRAVAGGSQALVKAQNGGTSVMWNDIELLSLRGDSATARAESAAKRINEMMRNGLRLHEVLVNGDANTASLSARGIEIVHVDAADAKTQNLAPLALAQKWRKSFTRLFWKEAYAGTL